The proteins below come from a single Pedobacter sp. MC2016-14 genomic window:
- a CDS encoding hybrid sensor histidine kinase/response regulator transcription factor: protein MRSFFFFFLFCTSSCAFAQSPDATINKVIPDLLFNRFSSKDGLPDNRIRSVFQDRKGYLWVGTMNGVGKYDGYNFKKYYHQNDPSSISGNWAFAICEDASGNIWIGTLNGLNVFDTRKEKFKSYKNISGDANSIFSNKITALYFDGAGKLWIGTQDGLTKFDPASGKFERFRQYPFQTYISKIIKSDGDQIWIGTAEGVVHYNTRTNVSNFYRVQVKADPYGIHLWSMLEDKGDLYIATAADGLIRMSYNSQTGKYQQFKDLNEFSGSNINLLHTEVFDLCKSTSGDLWLATDQGLAKIEKPGTTAARLHVYKNNPLNNQSLSHNTVYQVFIDRSNNLWCGTEMGLNKLNLNVLPFQYFTFQDPRSEDQIRSIYTVNGRDIWMGTAKNALYKYNLVQNTTATFKFNFGNSAYNSHRSLYVDSANQAYVGTLGGALRLNQANPDASAKIVDKGAVFAFLKDSKGNLWLGKNDGLLQIKKDGSKIVHLHNPKNPYGLSSSFVRSLYEDHNGRIWVGFETSGLSYFRPETGKFTSVVSNQAQEKLSGNIIYSIVEHPKNVIWAGSESGLNKLTISGGHNGAYSLRIKNYFEKDGLSDKSVNGILPEKGRFLWISSIKGLLRMDIDKEQFEHYLPTLSFSFSSAFKFSEHQLLFGTSDGLVIFDPDKIAKNQVLPEVTLSELKLFNKEVAIDSAFNGDVILEQSLSQTKEIALSYKNNVFTLGFIGLHFSDPANNSYAYQMEGFDKDWIYTASADRAVTYTNLDPGTYYFKVKAANNFGKWNQNPTVLKIHILPPPWKTWWAISIYLVLVTGLVVMLINYLTRQAKQKNDFETERLLRLKDEAVHKEQLGFFTNITHELQTPLTLINGSIERFFYRSNRVAEQPKEAYFLSIVHQQSSRLTYLVNQLLDFRKAEAGHLKSQESYLDISGLLAGIAELFVPLCDQKNLEYVIEVDEEIIGWTDKDKLEKIIFNLLSNAFKHSDRDQKIVFGVSGDSANDTLEIVVKNSGCQLTPVQLSQIFDQFFVVDSSQNEKYSNGIGLAFTRQLVKLLKGSIVVVNEEGWISFKAVLPLSNSTNRQVGSTLEEPLTHTPSYLLRSITANSEDHEQISAKENNKRALIAELEEAEKKSILIVEDEPAIRFLLKDLLDENYILYEAEDGRQAIELLKIVTPNLIISDVMMPDINGLELCNKVKNSPDTCHIPFILLSARASIEQKTEGYDAGADAYIPKPFDTMHLLVRVRKLLEYRQRLHDIFKKDGPSVSLEEKNLADSDKQFLNKLVEIIEANIEETELDAAFLEAQLAMSKMQLYRKLKSLSNMTPGEFIKHIRLQKTVHLLQTTQLTVSEIFYRSGFNNQSYFFREFKKRYQCSPNEFRAQQRIHL, encoded by the coding sequence ATGAGGTCTTTTTTCTTTTTCTTCTTATTTTGTACTTCATCTTGTGCGTTTGCACAAAGTCCGGACGCTACCATAAACAAGGTCATCCCTGATCTGTTATTTAACAGGTTTTCCAGTAAAGATGGCTTACCAGACAATAGAATCCGCTCTGTTTTTCAAGACCGGAAAGGCTATTTATGGGTGGGCACTATGAACGGGGTCGGTAAGTATGACGGTTATAATTTTAAAAAATACTATCACCAAAATGATCCCTCAAGTATTTCCGGAAACTGGGCCTTTGCCATTTGTGAGGATGCATCTGGAAATATCTGGATCGGAACCTTAAATGGACTGAACGTTTTTGATACCAGAAAGGAAAAATTTAAAAGCTATAAAAATATTTCCGGAGATGCCAATTCCATCTTTTCCAATAAAATTACGGCATTGTATTTTGATGGGGCTGGTAAATTATGGATAGGTACCCAGGATGGTCTTACAAAATTTGATCCCGCATCAGGTAAATTTGAAAGATTTAGACAATACCCTTTTCAGACTTACATTAGTAAAATTATCAAATCTGATGGTGATCAAATTTGGATTGGCACTGCAGAAGGGGTGGTGCATTACAATACCAGAACCAATGTTTCCAACTTTTACCGGGTGCAGGTAAAGGCCGATCCTTATGGGATTCATTTATGGTCTATGCTGGAAGATAAGGGAGATTTGTACATTGCGACTGCTGCTGATGGTTTGATTAGAATGAGTTATAATAGCCAAACAGGAAAGTACCAGCAATTTAAAGACCTTAACGAGTTTTCTGGAAGCAATATAAATTTATTGCATACTGAGGTATTTGACCTTTGCAAATCAACATCTGGTGACTTATGGTTAGCCACTGACCAGGGGCTGGCTAAAATTGAAAAACCAGGTACAACCGCGGCCCGACTGCACGTTTATAAAAATAACCCCTTAAACAACCAAAGTCTAAGTCACAATACGGTTTACCAGGTGTTTATTGACCGCAGTAATAATTTATGGTGTGGCACGGAGATGGGGTTAAACAAGTTAAATCTTAACGTACTTCCATTTCAGTATTTTACGTTTCAGGATCCTCGTTCTGAAGACCAGATTCGCAGTATATACACGGTTAATGGAAGGGATATTTGGATGGGGACAGCTAAAAATGCGCTTTATAAATATAATCTGGTGCAAAATACAACGGCGACATTTAAGTTTAACTTTGGCAATTCCGCTTATAATTCACATCGTTCGCTTTATGTAGATTCTGCCAACCAAGCATATGTAGGTACCCTGGGAGGTGCATTACGATTAAACCAGGCAAATCCTGATGCTTCGGCCAAAATTGTAGATAAAGGGGCTGTCTTTGCTTTTTTAAAGGACAGCAAAGGAAATTTGTGGCTGGGCAAAAATGACGGTTTATTACAAATTAAAAAGGATGGCTCAAAAATTGTCCATTTACACAATCCAAAAAATCCTTATGGCTTAAGTTCTTCTTTTGTACGTTCTTTATATGAAGATCACAATGGGCGGATTTGGGTAGGCTTTGAAACTTCCGGTTTAAGCTATTTTAGGCCTGAAACCGGAAAATTTACCTCTGTGGTGTCAAATCAGGCACAAGAAAAGCTCTCGGGTAATATCATTTACAGCATTGTTGAACACCCCAAAAATGTGATCTGGGCCGGTTCTGAATCGGGGCTTAATAAGTTAACCATAAGTGGAGGGCATAACGGAGCATACTCGTTACGAATTAAAAATTATTTTGAGAAAGATGGATTGTCGGATAAATCGGTAAATGGCATTTTGCCAGAAAAAGGCAGGTTTTTGTGGATTAGTTCTATTAAAGGGCTATTGCGTATGGACATAGATAAGGAACAGTTTGAACATTATTTACCGACACTAAGTTTTAGTTTTAGCTCTGCATTTAAGTTTAGTGAACATCAATTGTTGTTCGGGACATCAGATGGTCTGGTAATATTTGATCCTGATAAAATCGCTAAAAATCAGGTGTTGCCTGAAGTAACGCTATCCGAACTGAAGTTATTTAATAAAGAAGTGGCAATTGATAGCGCTTTTAATGGCGATGTAATTCTGGAGCAAAGTTTAAGTCAGACCAAAGAAATTGCGCTGAGTTATAAAAATAATGTATTTACACTCGGGTTTATAGGCCTGCATTTTTCAGATCCGGCAAACAATTCTTATGCTTACCAAATGGAGGGCTTTGATAAAGATTGGATTTATACTGCTTCGGCAGATCGCGCGGTTACCTATACCAACCTGGATCCCGGGACGTATTATTTTAAAGTAAAAGCAGCAAATAATTTTGGTAAATGGAATCAAAATCCAACAGTATTAAAAATCCATATTTTACCCCCGCCCTGGAAAACCTGGTGGGCAATCAGTATCTATTTGGTTTTAGTTACCGGATTGGTGGTAATGCTGATCAATTACCTGACCAGGCAAGCTAAACAGAAAAATGATTTTGAGACAGAGCGCTTGTTACGTTTAAAAGATGAGGCGGTACATAAGGAACAGTTGGGCTTTTTTACCAATATTACGCATGAACTCCAAACTCCACTAACGCTGATCAATGGGTCCATTGAACGCTTTTTCTATAGGAGTAACCGAGTAGCAGAACAGCCCAAGGAGGCATATTTTTTATCTATTGTGCATCAGCAATCGTCCAGACTCACTTACCTGGTAAATCAATTACTTGATTTTAGGAAAGCTGAAGCCGGACATTTAAAGAGCCAGGAAAGTTACCTGGATATCTCCGGTTTGCTAGCTGGTATTGCTGAACTTTTTGTGCCGCTGTGCGACCAGAAAAACTTAGAGTATGTGATTGAGGTGGATGAAGAGATTATAGGCTGGACGGATAAAGATAAATTGGAAAAGATTATTTTTAACCTGTTGTCAAATGCCTTTAAACATTCAGACCGCGATCAAAAGATTGTATTTGGGGTGAGCGGCGATAGTGCGAATGATACTCTTGAAATTGTGGTTAAAAACTCCGGGTGTCAGCTTACTCCAGTACAGCTTTCGCAGATTTTTGATCAGTTTTTTGTGGTAGATTCAAGTCAGAATGAAAAATATAGTAATGGAATTGGTTTAGCCTTTACACGGCAACTGGTTAAATTATTAAAAGGAAGTATAGTTGTTGTAAATGAAGAGGGCTGGATTTCCTTTAAGGCTGTACTTCCACTATCAAACTCTACCAACAGGCAGGTGGGAAGTACTTTGGAAGAACCTTTAACACATACACCATCCTATTTACTTCGGTCTATTACAGCGAATTCTGAAGACCATGAACAGATTAGCGCCAAGGAGAACAATAAAAGGGCTTTAATTGCAGAGTTAGAGGAAGCTGAGAAAAAATCCATCTTGATTGTTGAAGATGAACCTGCAATCAGGTTTTTGCTTAAAGATTTGCTGGATGAAAACTACATCCTCTATGAGGCAGAGGACGGAAGGCAGGCCATAGAATTACTTAAGATTGTAACACCCAACTTAATTATCAGTGATGTAATGATGCCCGATATTAATGGGCTGGAATTGTGTAATAAGGTTAAAAATTCGCCAGATACTTGCCATATTCCATTTATTTTACTCTCCGCAAGGGCTTCAATAGAACAAAAGACTGAAGGTTATGATGCCGGCGCGGATGCCTACATCCCGAAACCTTTTGACACGATGCATTTACTGGTGAGGGTAAGGAAATTACTGGAATACCGACAAAGATTGCATGATATTTTTAAGAAAGATGGGCCCTCTGTAAGTTTGGAAGAGAAAAACCTGGCCGATAGTGATAAACAATTCTTAAATAAACTAGTAGAAATTATAGAGGCTAATATTGAAGAGACCGAATTGGATGCTGCATTTTTAGAAGCACAACTGGCAATGAGCAAAATGCAGTTGTACAGAAAACTAAAATCTCTTTCTAACATGACGCCTGGTGAATTTATAAAGCATATCCGACTGCAGAAAACAGTACATCTGTTGCAGACAACACAGCTCACGGTATCCGAAATCTTCTACCGCTCGGGCTTTAACAACCAAAGTTATTTTTTTAGAGAATTTAAAAAAAGGTATCAATGTTCTCCAAATGAATTTAGGGCTCAACAGCGGATACATTTGTAG
- a CDS encoding trehalase family glycosidase, whose protein sequence is MKYTLLLIFILSASFTKAQTSVKNPEYIKTKTALLRGWGQYNTMNILSYSHLPDGFDIQLDFRVSAGNYASSAMGSVLDFHQSAPQPSVRPIASDVGPFYSKVKLNWEGLEVDIEAAAVEDDLVLLITPLLGASERTKLCVSTGMLWNRQYKNITVYPTGTVITDFNFNKNTPYTVFKFNKTQGISTGTKRTLREIENVMASRRKAHEIKSNAYGKELYNSYQAISAANNFNTFYDPQKDRLITGGSRYWNVNRGGYAIFGWDPIFQSYIHMLIGNKDLAYANIIEGLSELTPGGFVPNVSQGSGRKAMDRSQPPVGSLIIKEIYKKYREKWFLEAVFEDMLSWNRWWIKDRLYNGLLCWGSKKAPNPYNDLYLNTQRGASLESGMDDSPMYEAEETYFNARTGLLELHDVGLNSLYIADCAALAEIARTIGKNKEAAELENRAKTFRKAIQHLWSEQDGIFLNKHTRTGKFSKVLSPTLFYPLIAKVATAKQAQRMISEHLENPNEFAIEWMLPSISANHPEYKKEAYWKGAVWSPLNFLVYLGLRNYDAAASRKNLAQKSQRLLDKEWLRKGFVPENWSSVSGAADDPKLISTRFYGWGGLMGTLMFIENGFLPAPEEVISKTQ, encoded by the coding sequence ATGAAATATACTTTGCTGCTGATCTTCATTTTAAGTGCCTCTTTTACTAAAGCACAAACTAGCGTAAAAAACCCGGAATACATCAAAACAAAAACTGCACTGTTGAGGGGATGGGGGCAATACAATACCATGAATATTCTCTCTTATTCTCACCTGCCCGACGGTTTTGATATTCAACTGGACTTTAGGGTATCTGCAGGAAATTACGCAAGCTCGGCCATGGGAAGCGTTCTTGATTTTCACCAGTCAGCACCTCAACCCTCCGTACGACCAATTGCGAGCGATGTAGGTCCATTTTATTCTAAAGTTAAATTGAACTGGGAAGGTCTTGAAGTGGATATAGAGGCGGCAGCTGTAGAAGATGATCTTGTCCTGCTCATCACTCCTTTGCTGGGCGCTTCCGAACGCACGAAACTTTGTGTATCGACAGGAATGTTATGGAACAGGCAATACAAAAACATCACAGTTTATCCTACTGGTACAGTTATCACCGATTTTAATTTCAATAAAAACACACCCTATACAGTTTTCAAATTCAACAAGACTCAGGGAATTTCTACAGGGACTAAACGCACATTGAGAGAAATAGAAAATGTGATGGCATCACGACGCAAAGCTCATGAGATAAAGAGCAACGCTTACGGAAAAGAGCTTTACAATTCTTATCAGGCCATTTCGGCCGCCAACAACTTCAACACTTTTTACGATCCACAAAAGGACCGGCTTATTACCGGAGGCTCTCGATACTGGAATGTGAACCGTGGCGGTTATGCTATTTTTGGCTGGGATCCGATTTTCCAAAGTTATATCCATATGTTAATCGGCAACAAGGATCTTGCTTATGCCAACATTATAGAGGGGCTGTCTGAACTTACACCGGGTGGTTTTGTGCCAAACGTATCACAAGGCTCAGGACGCAAAGCAATGGACCGGTCCCAGCCGCCGGTTGGCAGCCTTATCATTAAAGAAATTTATAAAAAATATAGGGAGAAGTGGTTCCTTGAAGCAGTTTTTGAAGACATGCTGAGCTGGAATCGCTGGTGGATTAAAGACCGCCTGTACAATGGCTTATTGTGCTGGGGTTCTAAAAAAGCTCCCAATCCTTATAATGACCTTTACTTAAATACGCAACGGGGTGCCTCTTTAGAGAGCGGCATGGATGATTCGCCCATGTATGAAGCAGAAGAGACCTACTTTAATGCGCGGACGGGCTTATTGGAGCTTCATGACGTGGGTTTAAACAGCCTTTATATTGCAGACTGCGCTGCGCTGGCAGAAATTGCGAGAACAATAGGAAAGAATAAAGAAGCGGCCGAGTTGGAAAACAGAGCTAAAACATTTAGAAAAGCAATCCAGCACCTTTGGAGCGAACAAGATGGGATTTTCCTCAACAAACATACCCGTACGGGCAAATTTTCCAAAGTACTTTCACCAACACTCTTTTATCCCCTGATTGCCAAAGTAGCTACTGCAAAACAGGCACAGCGGATGATTAGTGAACATCTGGAAAACCCAAATGAATTTGCCATAGAATGGATGCTGCCCTCTATAAGTGCCAATCATCCGGAATATAAAAAAGAAGCGTATTGGAAAGGCGCGGTCTGGTCCCCCTTGAACTTCCTGGTTTACCTGGGCCTTAGAAATTATGACGCAGCAGCATCCAGAAAAAATCTTGCGCAAAAATCACAGCGTTTACTGGATAAAGAGTGGCTAAGAAAAGGCTTTGTTCCCGAAAACTGGAGCTCAGTTTCAGGCGCAGCAGATGACCCAAAACTCATCAGTACCAGGTTTTACGGTTGGGGCGGGCTTATGGGTACACTTATGTTTATAGAAAACGGCTTTCTACCTGCTCCTGAAGAAGTTATCTCTAAAACCCAATAA
- a CDS encoding ribonuclease H-like YkuK family protein: MIWKKFSGEVIHSSILEEIEHAIVRETENGYHLKVCIGTDSQVKGSYTDFATVIVLLREHHGGFMYIHQEKSSQQMSIKERMLIEVQKSIETAYAVCDLLDLYDVDLEVHADINTNPMFKSNKALNEAMGYILSMGFIFKAKPEAFASSTCADKMVH, from the coding sequence ATGATATGGAAAAAATTTAGCGGAGAAGTAATTCATTCCTCCATTTTAGAAGAAATTGAGCACGCTATTGTCAGAGAAACCGAAAACGGTTATCATCTTAAAGTCTGCATCGGCACAGACTCCCAGGTAAAAGGCTCTTATACAGATTTTGCAACGGTCATTGTTTTACTGAGAGAACATCATGGTGGGTTCATGTACATCCACCAGGAAAAAAGCAGTCAACAAATGAGCATCAAAGAAAGAATGCTCATTGAAGTTCAAAAATCCATAGAAACTGCCTATGCTGTTTGTGATCTGCTGGACCTCTACGATGTAGATCTTGAAGTACACGCAGACATCAATACCAACCCTATGTTTAAATCAAATAAAGCATTAAATGAAGCAATGGGCTACATTTTAAGTATGGGATTTATATTTAAGGCGAAACCAGAAGCATTCGCAAGTTCTACCTGCGCAGATAAAATGGTTCACTAA
- a CDS encoding DUF4468 domain-containing protein, with protein sequence MRFLLLGLSFLSLFTLVGFAQDKPLPYDDRGKLIYYEVVSDKVFDAATLYANAKAFLKAKKMNSIGLDSGSLTASGKMVISKTAFKVGHPTGEVSYNFTFEVKDTKYRFWLTDFLFVPYERDRYANFVPSTAKGTPLEANPGKLNAAEWTSYQNATAKQAQSFATEFKAYLFAPLKSKAKPKEKTIISTKSW encoded by the coding sequence ATGAGGTTTTTATTATTAGGATTGAGTTTTTTATCACTGTTCACTTTAGTTGGGTTTGCGCAAGATAAACCACTGCCATATGACGACCGGGGAAAATTGATATACTATGAGGTTGTGAGCGATAAAGTTTTTGATGCAGCAACATTATACGCCAATGCAAAGGCATTTTTGAAAGCAAAAAAAATGAATTCAATTGGTTTGGATAGCGGCAGTTTAACTGCTTCTGGCAAAATGGTGATTAGTAAAACGGCTTTTAAAGTTGGTCATCCTACAGGAGAAGTTTCCTATAATTTTACTTTTGAAGTGAAAGATACAAAGTACCGTTTTTGGCTGACTGATTTTCTTTTTGTTCCATATGAGCGTGACCGATATGCAAATTTTGTCCCCTCAACAGCAAAAGGAACTCCACTGGAGGCAAATCCAGGTAAATTGAATGCGGCGGAATGGACATCTTACCAAAATGCCACAGCAAAACAGGCTCAGTCTTTTGCAACTGAATTTAAGGCCTATCTTTTTGCGCCCTTAAAAAGCAAAGCTAAGCCAAAGGAAAAAACGATTATTTCTACCAAAAGTTGGTAG
- a CDS encoding outer membrane beta-barrel protein, translated as MNLKSLLTIASLSFASASFAQDSTSTPLQISGSVDTYFKYDFAKTGNIGTSFATDHNSVSLGMIDLALKKTTGKASFVGELSFGPRGQYETIPNGPDGNSFHIQNLYVNYAFTDKFSMTAGYMGTFVGYEVISPVANFNYSSSYLFYNGPFQNAGIKGTYAFSDKASLMVGLFNDWNTYSASNGVSAIGAQLMVAPVTGWSAYLNFLNGADALGAYGTVFDLTTGYQVTEAFKLGLNAATYSVKNDGGGYSGVALYPQYAFTPSVALGLRGEYFTYKGAGTAPDANVTSVTLSGNIKAGGLTFIPEVRFDNDKDFTQGFVKSNGLATKSAAQFSLAAVYAF; from the coding sequence ATGAACTTAAAATCACTGTTAACAATAGCCTCCCTCTCATTTGCATCAGCATCTTTTGCTCAGGATTCAACCAGTACACCACTTCAGATCTCTGGATCTGTAGACACGTACTTTAAGTATGACTTTGCAAAAACAGGAAATATCGGAACTAGCTTTGCTACGGACCACAATTCGGTATCACTGGGAATGATTGATCTGGCACTGAAAAAAACTACTGGTAAAGCATCCTTTGTAGGTGAGCTGTCTTTTGGACCACGAGGACAGTACGAAACCATACCAAACGGACCTGATGGAAACTCATTTCATATTCAGAACTTGTATGTAAATTATGCATTTACCGATAAATTTTCGATGACTGCTGGTTACATGGGTACTTTTGTTGGGTATGAAGTAATTTCTCCTGTAGCTAACTTTAACTATTCAAGTTCTTATTTGTTTTATAATGGCCCGTTTCAAAATGCAGGTATTAAAGGAACGTATGCATTCTCTGACAAAGCAAGCTTAATGGTAGGTTTATTCAATGACTGGAATACTTATAGCGCTTCAAATGGCGTATCTGCAATTGGTGCTCAGTTGATGGTGGCTCCAGTTACAGGATGGTCTGCTTATTTGAACTTTTTGAATGGTGCAGATGCACTTGGAGCTTATGGAACTGTATTTGACCTAACTACTGGTTACCAGGTTACAGAAGCCTTTAAATTAGGTTTAAATGCGGCTACTTATTCTGTTAAAAACGATGGTGGTGGCTATAGTGGTGTTGCATTGTATCCACAGTATGCCTTCACTCCGTCTGTTGCTTTAGGTTTAAGAGGTGAGTACTTTACTTACAAAGGTGCAGGTACTGCTCCTGATGCCAATGTTACTTCTGTAACACTTTCTGGAAACATCAAAGCAGGTGGCCTGACCTTTATCCCTGAAGTTCGTTTTGACAACGATAAAGACTTCACTCAAGGCTTTGTTAAAAGCAATGGTTTGGCAACAAAATCTGCTGCTCAGTTCTCGCTGGCTGCTGTTTACGCATTTTAG
- a CDS encoding ammonium transporter: MNKILFKQFAPFAVLMIVAVAALFVPLLPNFDEGKYNAADVAFILICAALVFLMTPGLAFFYGGMVHRKNVLSTMIKSVVAAGVITVLWTVVSFSLAFGDTIGGFIGNPTTFLFFQGVNSGPAWGTIPLSLFAVFQLMFAIITPGLVVGAVAERIRFTSYILFTVLFSLFVYSPLAHWTWSPEGFLLKMGVLDFAGGTVVHISAGMAALAGALVLKRRKSHIEHKEVPPANIPYVLIGTGLLWFGWFGFNAGSALGASSLAVSAFLTTNTAAGAAGLAWMFFDVARGKKPSVLGFCIGAVVGLVAITPGAGFVSIPSSIFIGAIAAVISNLVVSWKQKTSLDDTLDVFPCHGVGGIVGMLLTGVFATKTVNSLGADGLFYGNPEFFFTQLKGAVIVIIFSFVVSFIIFKFINLIQPIRVSSEEEEEGLDVSQHNEKYSQGTLVVATTGAEVENTSF; encoded by the coding sequence ATGAACAAAATTCTATTCAAACAGTTTGCGCCATTTGCAGTCTTGATGATTGTGGCTGTAGCTGCTCTTTTTGTACCATTGTTACCCAACTTTGATGAAGGGAAATACAATGCTGCTGATGTCGCATTTATCCTGATCTGTGCTGCTCTGGTTTTTCTGATGACACCTGGACTTGCATTTTTCTATGGCGGTATGGTTCATCGTAAAAATGTATTGTCAACGATGATTAAAAGTGTTGTTGCCGCCGGTGTGATTACTGTGCTTTGGACAGTAGTTAGTTTTAGTCTTGCATTTGGTGATACAATTGGTGGATTTATTGGAAATCCAACTACTTTTCTTTTCTTTCAGGGTGTAAATTCTGGTCCGGCATGGGGAACAATTCCTCTTTCCTTATTTGCTGTGTTTCAGTTGATGTTTGCAATCATTACTCCTGGACTGGTTGTTGGTGCGGTAGCTGAGCGTATTCGTTTTACTTCATACATTCTATTCACTGTATTGTTCTCTTTATTCGTGTATTCTCCATTAGCTCACTGGACATGGTCTCCTGAAGGTTTCCTTTTGAAAATGGGTGTATTGGATTTTGCTGGTGGTACAGTTGTACACATTTCTGCTGGTATGGCTGCTTTGGCAGGTGCACTAGTATTGAAACGCAGAAAATCACACATTGAGCACAAAGAAGTTCCACCTGCTAACATTCCATATGTATTAATAGGTACTGGTTTACTTTGGTTTGGATGGTTTGGTTTTAACGCTGGATCTGCACTAGGCGCATCAAGCTTAGCGGTTTCAGCATTCCTAACTACAAATACGGCAGCTGGGGCAGCAGGTTTAGCCTGGATGTTCTTTGATGTGGCCAGAGGTAAAAAACCATCTGTACTTGGATTCTGTATTGGAGCCGTTGTAGGATTGGTAGCTATCACACCTGGTGCCGGATTTGTAAGCATCCCGTCAAGTATCTTTATCGGTGCTATTGCAGCAGTAATCTCTAACCTTGTAGTTTCATGGAAACAAAAAACCAGCCTTGACGATACATTGGATGTTTTCCCTTGTCATGGTGTAGGTGGTATTGTTGGAATGTTGTTAACTGGTGTTTTTGCTACTAAAACAGTAAACAGCCTTGGTGCAGACGGATTATTCTACGGTAACCCTGAGTTCTTCTTTACTCAGCTAAAAGGTGCGGTAATTGTAATCATCTTCAGCTTTGTGGTATCCTTTATCATCTTCAAATTCATCAACCTGATTCAACCAATCCGTGTATCTTCTGAAGAAGAAGAAGAAGGACTGGACGTAAGTCAGCACAATGAAAAATACTCTCAGGGAACTTTGGTTGTAGCTACAACCGGCGCTGAAGTAGAGAATACCTCATTCTAA